One window from the genome of Rhodococcus sp. ABRD24 encodes:
- a CDS encoding TetR/AcrR family transcriptional regulator, translated as MTSAADDSGPRARRPDRRRARTRRTIIASALGLFNERGVQKATIDDIAAAAGVSPGAVYFHFQSKEGLYLAVIDEALAVNTEAMTAVDRSLPPLERVLEAGQAYMRFALEHPEYFRMVALRVLDPQTDPSMADVEARVAARVEALVSTVERDLAEAVADGTVRAVPTEDAMRFLWGAWNGVTALGFRPDRLRLTPDEVRRALTLGQSLMEAALRVPETDPEHSS; from the coding sequence ATGACATCCGCTGCCGACGACTCCGGCCCGAGAGCGCGGCGGCCCGACCGGCGACGCGCGCGGACCCGCCGGACGATCATCGCCTCGGCATTGGGACTGTTCAACGAGCGCGGCGTGCAGAAGGCCACCATCGACGACATCGCGGCGGCGGCGGGCGTATCGCCCGGGGCGGTGTACTTCCACTTCCAGTCCAAGGAAGGCTTGTACCTCGCAGTCATCGACGAGGCATTGGCCGTCAACACCGAGGCCATGACGGCGGTTGATCGGTCGCTGCCACCGCTCGAGCGGGTGCTGGAGGCGGGGCAGGCCTACATGCGATTCGCCCTCGAGCACCCGGAGTACTTCCGCATGGTGGCGCTCCGGGTGCTCGACCCGCAGACCGACCCGTCGATGGCCGACGTCGAGGCCCGCGTGGCCGCCCGGGTGGAGGCGCTGGTCTCCACCGTCGAACGGGACCTGGCCGAGGCGGTGGCCGACGGCACCGTCCGCGCAGTGCCGACCGAGGACGCGATGCGGTTCCTGTGGGGCGCGTGGAACGGCGTGACCGCGCTCGGCTTCCGCCCGGACCGGCTGCGCTTGACCCCCGACGAGGTGCGGCGGGCTCTGACCCTGGGCCAGTCACTGATGGAAGCGGCGCTGCGCGTGCCCGAGACGGATCCCGAGCACTCCAGCTGA
- a CDS encoding MDR family MFS transporter: protein MAEDPRHSAGSTAEPALAPEQQATFTHRQILAILSGLLLGMFLAALDQTVVTTAMRTIADDLNGYALQAWVTTAYLITATLVTPLYGKLSDIHGRKPFFMAAIVLFVLGSVLCTFAQSMYALAVFRAIQGLGAGGLFSLALAIVGDIVPPRERAKYQGYFLAVFGTSSVLGPVIGGLLSGQESILGIAGWRWVFLVNVPIGLLALAVVWRVLHLPPVHRVMRIDWWGALVLAIGLVPLLVVAEQGREWGWGSPKSLICYGIGVVGVLGFVAVEYVMRDAALFPLHFFRGQTFALGVLISFLVGAVMFGAITVIPQFLQVVKGSSPTLAGFQMLPAVLGIAVGSILSGQLIARTGRYRIFTILGAVLIAVAALLLHSVTAQTALPVFMAYIFVLGLGLGNLLQPLTLAIQNALPPRDMGVSTAAATFFRQIGGTMGVALFLSILFAQLTPAITTQLQEAARTPEFQQAVAAGVNSPNPVEAEIARGLMSGNPAAAQAAMNDTSFLDQLNPTLAAPFKDGFATAFEAVYPPIVVLAIAALVLILIWREVPLRTKSGIDDAGSG from the coding sequence ATGGCAGAGGACCCGCGACACAGCGCCGGATCGACTGCCGAGCCCGCCCTCGCCCCCGAGCAGCAGGCCACCTTCACACATCGTCAGATTCTGGCGATCCTCAGTGGTCTGCTGCTCGGGATGTTCCTGGCGGCGCTCGACCAGACGGTCGTCACCACCGCGATGCGCACTATCGCCGACGACCTCAACGGGTACGCGTTACAGGCATGGGTGACCACCGCCTACCTCATCACCGCGACGCTTGTCACTCCGCTGTACGGAAAGCTCTCCGACATCCATGGCCGCAAGCCGTTCTTCATGGCCGCGATCGTGCTGTTCGTGCTCGGGTCGGTGCTGTGTACCTTCGCGCAGTCGATGTACGCGCTGGCCGTGTTCCGTGCGATCCAGGGGCTCGGTGCCGGCGGCCTGTTCTCGCTGGCGCTGGCGATCGTCGGTGACATCGTCCCGCCGCGTGAACGCGCCAAGTACCAGGGCTACTTCCTGGCGGTCTTCGGCACGTCGAGCGTGCTCGGCCCGGTGATCGGTGGCCTGCTGTCCGGTCAGGAGTCGATTCTCGGGATCGCCGGGTGGCGCTGGGTGTTCCTGGTCAACGTGCCGATCGGGCTGCTCGCGCTCGCGGTCGTGTGGCGGGTCCTGCACCTGCCGCCCGTGCACCGCGTGATGCGGATCGACTGGTGGGGCGCGCTGGTTCTCGCGATCGGGCTCGTGCCGCTGTTGGTGGTGGCCGAGCAGGGTCGTGAATGGGGGTGGGGCAGCCCGAAGTCGTTGATCTGCTACGGGATCGGCGTCGTCGGCGTCCTCGGCTTCGTCGCCGTCGAATACGTCATGCGCGATGCGGCGCTCTTCCCGCTGCATTTCTTCCGCGGGCAGACGTTCGCCCTCGGCGTGCTCATCAGCTTCCTCGTCGGCGCGGTGATGTTCGGCGCGATCACCGTCATCCCGCAGTTCCTGCAGGTCGTCAAGGGATCGAGTCCGACGCTGGCCGGGTTTCAGATGCTGCCGGCGGTACTCGGTATCGCGGTGGGATCGATCCTGTCCGGCCAGTTGATTGCCAGAACCGGCCGATATCGCATCTTCACGATCCTCGGCGCAGTGCTGATCGCCGTCGCGGCACTGCTGCTTCACTCGGTGACCGCGCAGACCGCTCTGCCGGTGTTCATGGCGTACATCTTCGTGCTGGGCTTGGGCCTCGGTAATCTGCTGCAACCATTGACTCTGGCGATCCAGAACGCCCTGCCGCCCAGGGACATGGGTGTCTCCACCGCCGCCGCGACGTTCTTCCGCCAGATCGGCGGAACGATGGGCGTCGCGCTGTTCCTGTCGATTCTGTTTGCGCAATTGACGCCGGCGATCACGACGCAGCTGCAGGAAGCCGCTCGCACGCCGGAGTTCCAGCAGGCCGTCGCGGCCGGCGTCAACAGCCCGAACCCGGTGGAGGCGGAGATCGCGCGGGGACTGATGAGCGGCAACCCGGCTGCCGCACAGGCCGCGATGAACGACACGTCGTTCCTCGACCAACTGAACCCGACACTCGCGGCGCCGTTCAAGGACGGCTTCGCGACCGCGTTCGAGGCGGTGTACCCGCCGATCGTCGTCCTTGCCATCGCGGCGCTGGTTCTGATTCTGATCTGGCGCGAGGTTCCTTTGCGCACCAAATCCGGCATCGACGACGCCGGATCCGGCTGA
- a CDS encoding YbaK/EbsC family protein — MPRLLHPHAAHVADTLIARGHHGVIVTQPAPTHSAETAAETLGVQPGAIVKSLVFLLDDEPVLLLVSGAHEVNLAAAGGRLQGTLVRAPLDIAREVTGQPIGGIAPLGHPTNLPTYLDTALAEFPELWAAAGHPDTVFRTTFRELLRVTAGLAVEMD, encoded by the coding sequence ATGCCCCGGCTGCTGCATCCCCATGCGGCGCACGTCGCCGACACACTGATCGCGCGCGGACACCACGGCGTCATCGTCACCCAGCCCGCGCCGACACACAGTGCCGAGACCGCGGCCGAGACCCTCGGTGTCCAACCGGGCGCCATCGTCAAGTCGCTGGTATTCCTGCTCGACGACGAGCCGGTGCTGTTACTCGTCTCGGGCGCACACGAGGTGAACCTGGCTGCGGCGGGCGGGCGATTGCAGGGCACTCTCGTCCGGGCTCCGCTCGACATCGCCCGGGAGGTAACCGGCCAGCCGATCGGCGGAATCGCCCCACTCGGACACCCCACCAACCTACCGACATACCTCGACACCGCCCTCGCCGAGTTCCCAGAATTGTGGGCGGCCGCCGGGCATCCAGACACGGTGTTTCGCACCACATTCCGGGAACTGTTGCGCGTCACTGCCGGGCTCGCTGTCGAAATGGACTGA
- a CDS encoding flavin reductase family protein: protein MRRHPAGVTIVTLDSESGPVGFTATSFASLSMNPPLISFNIALNSSSIAALQAAGSIVVHLLGEHQQHLSQRFSRSADERFSDESLWARLETGEPVLHGTPIWMRTTVHQLIPAGDHVLVIGLITRIHNENDGEAAAAPLLYHEGRYHRATPLD, encoded by the coding sequence ATGCGACGCCACCCGGCCGGCGTCACGATCGTCACCCTCGACTCGGAGTCCGGACCGGTCGGATTCACTGCCACGTCCTTCGCGTCGCTGTCGATGAATCCGCCGCTGATCTCGTTCAATATCGCACTGAACTCGTCGAGCATTGCAGCGCTGCAGGCCGCGGGCTCGATCGTCGTACACCTGCTCGGTGAGCACCAGCAGCACCTGTCGCAGCGATTCTCCCGCAGCGCCGACGAGCGCTTCAGCGACGAATCCCTGTGGGCTCGCCTCGAGACCGGCGAGCCGGTGCTGCACGGCACCCCGATCTGGATGCGCACCACGGTGCATCAGCTCATCCCGGCAGGCGATCACGTGCTCGTGATCGGCCTGATCACCCGCATTCACAATGAGAACGACGGCGAGGCGGCGGCGGCCCCGCTGCTCTATCACGAGGGTCGCTACCATCGCGCGACGCCGCTCGACTAG
- a CDS encoding crotonase/enoyl-CoA hydratase family protein yields MTEKQSWKAFTVERKDHVAQVTLIGPGKGNAMGPDFWEELPGVFAELDADPEVRAVVLAGSGKHFSFGLDLPAMSGGFGSVLADKAQAGPRTDFHNLIKRMQAGVNAVADCRKPVVAAIQGWCIGGGVDLIAAADIRYASADAKFSIREVKVAIVADMGSFARLPAIIGDGHLRELALTGKDIDAARAEKIGLVNDVFEDADAVLAAAHATAADIAANPPLVVHGIKDVLDHGRSAAVDDSLRYVAAWNAAFLPSEDLTEAIAAVFQKRSPEFKGR; encoded by the coding sequence ATGACGGAAAAGCAGAGTTGGAAGGCGTTCACAGTCGAACGCAAGGATCATGTCGCCCAGGTCACCCTGATTGGCCCCGGCAAGGGAAATGCGATGGGCCCCGACTTCTGGGAGGAACTGCCCGGGGTCTTCGCCGAACTCGATGCCGACCCCGAGGTGCGTGCTGTCGTGCTTGCCGGGTCCGGTAAGCACTTCTCGTTCGGGCTCGACCTGCCCGCAATGAGCGGCGGATTCGGATCCGTCCTGGCCGATAAGGCGCAGGCCGGTCCCCGAACCGACTTCCACAATCTCATCAAGCGTATGCAGGCCGGAGTCAACGCCGTCGCGGACTGCCGCAAGCCCGTCGTCGCCGCGATCCAAGGCTGGTGCATCGGCGGAGGCGTGGACCTGATCGCGGCGGCCGACATCCGATACGCAAGTGCCGACGCGAAGTTCAGCATCCGTGAGGTGAAGGTTGCTATCGTCGCCGACATGGGCAGTTTCGCCCGCCTGCCGGCGATCATCGGTGACGGGCATCTGCGTGAACTCGCGCTCACCGGCAAGGACATCGATGCCGCCCGCGCCGAGAAGATCGGACTGGTCAACGACGTGTTCGAAGACGCTGACGCGGTGCTGGCCGCGGCGCATGCGACCGCTGCGGACATCGCGGCCAACCCGCCGCTGGTGGTGCACGGCATCAAGGACGTGCTCGACCACGGCCGTTCCGCGGCGGTGGACGACAGCCTTCGTTACGTTGCCGCGTGGAATGCTGCCTTCCTGCCGTCAGAGGACCTCACCGAGGCGATTGCAGCGGTATTCCAGAAGCGTTCGCCCGAGTTCAAGGGGCGCTGA
- a CDS encoding TetR/AcrR family transcriptional regulator: MVTGSRQTEVFVSGRPARDVVRGRLLEAAADEFAERGFAAARLAEIARRAGFTKGAVYSNFDSKQDLFAELFAQRSLDLAGRVLAEISGLDPADAVGRGGAAVASALIADPGWSLLVLEFGVQAGRDPRIKQAYLRERRYLRGKLVDLIGDRAREWGVDLDVRTIAISLMALISGLVLEHSVDPEEVDQCAMGAAVTALFAGAVAQAGRVVR; encoded by the coding sequence ATCGTGACTGGTAGTCGTCAAACCGAGGTCTTCGTGAGCGGGCGACCGGCACGTGACGTGGTCCGCGGGCGCCTCCTCGAGGCTGCTGCCGACGAGTTTGCTGAACGGGGGTTCGCGGCCGCGCGGCTCGCGGAGATCGCCCGGCGGGCCGGATTCACCAAGGGCGCGGTGTACTCGAACTTCGACTCCAAGCAGGACCTGTTTGCCGAGCTGTTCGCGCAGCGCTCGCTCGACTTGGCGGGACGCGTGCTCGCCGAAATCTCGGGGCTGGACCCCGCCGACGCGGTAGGGCGGGGCGGAGCGGCTGTTGCATCGGCGTTGATCGCTGACCCCGGATGGTCCCTGCTGGTCCTGGAATTCGGTGTGCAGGCCGGCCGCGACCCGAGGATCAAGCAGGCCTATCTTCGTGAACGCCGCTATCTGCGGGGCAAACTCGTCGATCTCATCGGTGACCGGGCCCGCGAGTGGGGCGTCGACCTCGACGTCCGCACCATCGCGATCTCGCTGATGGCGCTCATCTCAGGGCTGGTGCTCGAGCACTCCGTCGACCCCGAGGAAGTGGATCAGTGTGCAATGGGTGCCGCGGTGACCGCGTTGTTCGCGGGCGCAGTCGCGCAGGCCGGGCGAGTAGTTCGATAG
- a CDS encoding carbon-nitrogen hydrolase family protein, with translation MTRVAALQIEAEVGNIDANLAMCADLAGRAVREGASWVVLPEFFSTGVANRPDLAQNAPGPDGAPTRLLRELAREHGVHVGGSTLVRDSDGHVRNAFFLVGPDGEVLGRHDKDLPTMWENALYIGGGDPGRVETADVTVGLAMCWELLRTQTASRLAGRVDLILAGSGWWSIPPWPPRQLTRWLERRNNARAVEAASVLAAYCGAPTVHAAHAGPVQCPMPLAGVTYGGHYEGGASVTAADGTVLALRRREEGPGFAIADVRLGRTDPRPLPDRFWLQRRGVVPALAWAYQNPYGRREYRRSGGQRPLAPAPLDRVGAPA, from the coding sequence CTGACGAGAGTGGCCGCATTGCAGATCGAAGCGGAGGTCGGCAACATCGACGCGAATCTGGCGATGTGCGCCGATCTCGCCGGCCGGGCGGTGCGCGAGGGCGCGAGTTGGGTGGTGCTGCCGGAGTTCTTCTCCACCGGGGTGGCGAACCGGCCTGACCTGGCGCAGAACGCACCGGGTCCGGACGGGGCACCGACCAGACTGCTGCGCGAGCTGGCACGAGAGCATGGCGTGCACGTCGGCGGGTCGACGCTGGTGCGCGACAGCGACGGCCACGTCCGCAACGCCTTCTTCCTGGTCGGCCCCGACGGCGAGGTACTCGGCCGGCACGACAAGGACCTGCCGACGATGTGGGAGAACGCGCTGTACATCGGCGGCGGCGACCCCGGCCGGGTCGAGACCGCCGATGTGACGGTCGGTCTGGCGATGTGCTGGGAGCTGCTGCGTACGCAGACCGCCTCCCGGCTGGCCGGGAGGGTGGACCTGATCCTCGCCGGCTCCGGATGGTGGAGCATCCCGCCGTGGCCGCCGCGCCAGCTCACCCGATGGCTGGAACGACGCAACAATGCCCGCGCAGTCGAGGCCGCCTCGGTGCTGGCCGCCTACTGCGGCGCTCCCACGGTGCACGCCGCGCACGCCGGTCCGGTGCAGTGCCCGATGCCGCTGGCCGGGGTCACCTACGGCGGCCACTATGAGGGTGGGGCCTCCGTCACCGCAGCCGACGGCACCGTTCTCGCGCTGCGCCGACGCGAGGAGGGCCCCGGGTTCGCGATCGCCGATGTCCGGCTGGGCCGCACCGATCCGCGGCCGCTGCCCGATCGGTTCTGGCTCCAGCGCCGCGGCGTTGTCCCCGCCCTGGCTTGGGCTTACCAGAATCCCTACGGCCGAAGGGAGTATCGGCGCTCCGGCGGTCAGCGTCCGCTCGCGCCGGCACCGCTGGACCGGGTCGGGGCACCCGCGTGA
- a CDS encoding 2-oxo-4-hydroxy-4-carboxy-5-ureidoimidazoline decarboxylase encodes MIELPARGSDVERLRMLMHQGIGLDRFNELPRERAVHALFECCSCLPWSAHLADGRAYATHADLLTHAENELRMLPEPQIEQALQGHPRIGARAGSARSYREQCAVWMDDEAAMRTLDEAGAAYEERFGFRYVWCADGRDGRSLLADLTARMRNDLDAERDIRTAELGKITRTRLERMLGPEGGFPDY; translated from the coding sequence ATGATCGAACTGCCCGCACGCGGCAGCGACGTCGAGAGGTTGCGCATGCTCATGCACCAGGGAATCGGCCTGGACCGGTTCAACGAATTGCCCCGCGAACGTGCGGTGCACGCCCTGTTCGAGTGCTGCAGCTGCCTTCCGTGGTCTGCCCATCTGGCCGACGGCCGCGCGTACGCAACCCACGCGGACCTGCTGACCCACGCAGAGAATGAACTGCGCATGCTGCCGGAACCTCAGATCGAGCAGGCCCTACAAGGGCATCCTCGAATCGGCGCCCGCGCTGGCAGCGCGCGGTCGTACCGGGAGCAGTGCGCCGTGTGGATGGACGACGAAGCGGCTATGCGCACGCTCGACGAAGCCGGCGCTGCATACGAGGAGCGGTTCGGGTTCCGTTACGTGTGGTGCGCCGACGGTCGCGACGGCCGCTCACTTCTTGCCGACCTCACCGCCCGGATGCGCAACGACCTCGACGCCGAGCGCGACATCCGCACTGCCGAACTCGGGAAGATCACCCGCACCCGGCTCGAGCGCATGCTCGGACCGGAAGGTGGATTCCCCGACTATTGA
- a CDS encoding LuxR C-terminal-related transcriptional regulator, with product MSKAQTLGLFRNRLFSALSDSASLVVIHGSRFSGKSTLVRTWLATDPVPDSVPVFVAAPASGITEREYWSHVLSAVSTHITVSARVAGAWEVGESSPIEALRDCLATLDGPVTLILDGVHAVTAAEHRVRELLALSLALRIIVTTRVMGSWYELVEERPRRTVLTPTDLAFTTSETSAYFQLSSVPQDLRSARAITRRTGGLPALIEAVRVAKSAVDTGTDGRTGRQDDLIDAAVDQLIARTVSDDPVLAPVRLLVTLSAAADPATAASMSALPGPIDGAAFLDAIEAAGLVELKPSPGGQVWLYPEAVRESLLRLAGEHHPGELQNFRAALVRHWLDRGEPHRALTHAFESEDWRQVLDIIGEHWTSLYSGGFLDTLDDALIERIPEEIARDHPTIVAIRRLHRQFAAPRDVPVVAPESKAASDETSSPAEVMMRVMALRIEGHFMEAAELCDSLAAAPVPVFDELEDHRRHAYAFLYLHIGITYQLVNRSDDAVVMFRRAHYAGAGMFVERDAAGKLALAYAMRGGCIDAQKWIDEEHRHPRLPEDSERLVRTAGMVATALIALDRIEPDSALEVLTDLGPPADNEEYWGLVLYAHGQHALLTGMPADGLRQINHRLSRYPTLHGDGAVVGPLLDVVRADLHLALGQVEQARQLVAQSTHPLTAAARARICLLTANPAAAEAIVDEYRTDTRCTARDSMELAVVGAAAARANGNQSGAQRHLNRAIILSRQTGLLRPFTTIAPSMLNDIATLGIDLPVDVHLITTQFVVFETVVPYVRLTKQERVVLSALMAGGTTATIAQKQFVSVNTIKSHMRSLYRKLGVHSREEAVAFARRFDIV from the coding sequence GTGTCCAAGGCGCAGACACTGGGTCTGTTCCGAAACAGGTTGTTCTCTGCTTTGTCGGACTCGGCGTCGTTGGTGGTCATCCACGGCTCACGGTTCTCGGGAAAGTCGACGCTGGTACGGACCTGGCTGGCAACTGACCCAGTTCCCGATTCCGTCCCGGTCTTTGTCGCCGCACCCGCATCGGGTATTACCGAGCGTGAGTACTGGTCGCACGTGCTCTCCGCTGTGTCCACGCACATCACTGTGTCCGCCCGCGTCGCCGGCGCTTGGGAGGTCGGCGAATCGTCACCGATCGAGGCGCTGCGCGATTGCCTGGCAACTCTGGACGGGCCGGTCACGCTCATCCTCGATGGTGTCCACGCAGTCACGGCGGCCGAGCACCGGGTACGTGAACTCCTCGCACTGAGCCTCGCGCTACGGATCATTGTCACGACCCGGGTGATGGGATCCTGGTACGAACTCGTCGAGGAGCGTCCTCGTCGGACAGTGCTCACACCTACCGACTTGGCCTTCACCACCAGCGAAACGTCCGCATACTTCCAGCTGTCCTCGGTACCACAGGATCTGCGGTCGGCGCGGGCGATCACGCGTCGGACCGGCGGGTTGCCGGCCCTGATCGAGGCAGTCCGAGTAGCGAAATCCGCAGTCGATACGGGGACCGACGGACGCACCGGCCGGCAGGATGACCTCATCGATGCCGCAGTCGACCAATTGATCGCCCGCACCGTGTCCGACGATCCCGTGTTGGCGCCGGTTCGTCTGCTCGTCACGCTGTCAGCAGCGGCTGATCCCGCGACAGCAGCGTCCATGAGTGCACTTCCCGGCCCTATCGACGGCGCAGCATTCTTGGATGCGATCGAAGCCGCCGGACTCGTCGAACTGAAACCGAGCCCGGGTGGTCAGGTGTGGCTGTATCCCGAGGCCGTCCGGGAGTCGCTGCTCCGACTGGCAGGCGAGCACCATCCCGGCGAGTTGCAGAACTTTCGGGCCGCTCTGGTCCGGCATTGGCTCGACCGCGGGGAGCCCCACCGTGCGCTGACACACGCGTTCGAGTCCGAGGACTGGCGGCAGGTCTTGGACATCATCGGCGAGCACTGGACCTCGCTGTACAGCGGAGGTTTTCTCGACACCCTCGACGACGCCCTGATCGAACGCATTCCTGAAGAGATCGCCCGAGACCACCCGACGATCGTGGCCATCCGCCGCCTCCATCGGCAGTTCGCGGCGCCGCGGGATGTCCCGGTCGTGGCTCCCGAATCCAAAGCTGCATCCGACGAAACCTCAAGCCCTGCCGAAGTGATGATGCGCGTTATGGCGCTGCGTATCGAGGGTCACTTCATGGAGGCGGCCGAACTGTGTGATTCCCTCGCCGCGGCGCCCGTGCCGGTGTTCGACGAACTCGAGGACCACAGACGGCACGCCTATGCCTTCCTCTACCTGCACATCGGAATCACCTACCAACTCGTCAACCGCTCCGATGACGCGGTCGTGATGTTCCGGCGCGCGCACTACGCGGGGGCCGGCATGTTCGTCGAGCGAGACGCCGCTGGCAAGCTCGCCTTGGCCTACGCTATGCGCGGCGGCTGCATCGACGCTCAGAAGTGGATCGACGAAGAACATCGACACCCCCGGCTACCCGAGGACAGCGAGCGACTGGTGCGGACCGCAGGCATGGTCGCGACTGCCCTGATCGCGCTGGACCGGATCGAACCGGATTCGGCACTCGAGGTGCTCACCGATCTCGGCCCACCCGCCGACAACGAGGAATACTGGGGCTTGGTTCTGTACGCACATGGACAGCACGCCTTGCTCACCGGGATGCCTGCCGACGGTTTACGGCAGATCAACCATCGCCTCAGTCGCTATCCAACGCTGCACGGCGACGGCGCCGTAGTCGGTCCACTCCTCGATGTCGTCCGTGCCGACCTGCACCTGGCGCTCGGCCAGGTCGAGCAGGCCAGGCAGCTGGTCGCGCAGTCCACCCATCCGCTCACCGCTGCCGCCCGGGCCAGGATCTGCCTCCTTACCGCGAATCCCGCCGCTGCCGAAGCAATCGTCGACGAGTACCGGACCGACACCCGCTGCACGGCACGCGATTCGATGGAACTTGCCGTCGTCGGCGCCGCCGCCGCGCGCGCCAACGGTAATCAATCAGGCGCCCAACGACACCTCAACCGCGCGATCATCCTGTCCCGCCAGACCGGGCTGCTCCGGCCGTTCACCACGATTGCGCCATCGATGCTCAACGACATTGCCACCCTCGGCATCGACCTGCCGGTGGACGTCCATCTGATAACGACCCAGTTCGTCGTCTTCGAGACCGTCGTTCCCTATGTCCGGCTGACGAAGCAGGAACGAGTCGTCCTCTCCGCACTGATGGCAGGCGGTACGACCGCCACGATCGCGCAAAAGCAGTTCGTCAGCGTCAATACGATCAAGTCGCACATGCGCTCGCTGTACCGAAAACTGGGAGTGCACTCACGCGAGGAGGCTGTCGCCTTCGCCCGCAGATTCGACATTGTCTGA
- a CDS encoding aminotransferase class V-fold PLP-dependent enzyme, protein MTAVSAPTACATPLARVSGCDLQVPLVQGGSCTYANFDYAASAPALAAVTDRVQELLPFYASVHRGAGYASRVSTEAYEKARGSVERFVGADSDQVVVFTRNTTDSLNLLAGCVPGDTVVLDVEHHANLLPWNNCRVVEAADTVAETIRRLVAELCAKPAALLAVTGASNVTGEVLPIAELAELAHRCGARILVDGAQLAPHRRVNLAELGVDYLAFSGHKLYAPFGAGVLVGRRDWLDEAQPYLAGGGAVREVTLDETCWAPAPARHEAGSPNVLGVAALAAACDALAALDFDRVVDHERTLAARLADGLADIDGVHLLRLWSDAPDSVGIVTFTIDGFEPGQIAAFLSAEHGIGVRDGRFCAHPLLARIGHASGAVRASLGLGTGSDDVDRLIAAIRQLVDGEACWSYGKTEGLWNPLPETRGFTDQASGAAECV, encoded by the coding sequence ATGACTGCTGTATCGGCCCCCACCGCCTGCGCCACTCCGCTCGCTCGCGTTTCGGGTTGTGACCTGCAGGTTCCCCTGGTTCAGGGTGGATCCTGCACCTACGCCAACTTCGACTACGCTGCCAGCGCACCGGCCCTCGCGGCCGTCACCGACCGGGTCCAGGAATTGCTGCCGTTCTACGCCAGCGTGCACCGCGGCGCCGGCTACGCCTCCCGCGTCAGCACCGAGGCCTACGAGAAGGCCCGCGGGTCGGTGGAGCGGTTTGTCGGCGCGGACAGCGATCAGGTGGTCGTGTTCACCCGCAATACCACCGATTCGCTGAATCTCCTCGCGGGCTGCGTGCCCGGTGACACCGTCGTCCTGGACGTCGAGCACCACGCAAACCTGTTGCCGTGGAACAACTGCCGTGTCGTCGAGGCCGCCGACACGGTTGCCGAGACCATCCGCCGCCTCGTCGCAGAGCTGTGTGCCAAGCCTGCTGCGCTGCTCGCTGTCACCGGCGCCTCCAACGTCACCGGCGAGGTGCTGCCCATCGCCGAACTGGCGGAGCTCGCGCATCGCTGTGGCGCCCGCATCCTAGTCGACGGCGCGCAGCTGGCGCCGCACCGTCGGGTGAACCTGGCGGAGCTGGGCGTCGACTACCTGGCCTTCTCCGGGCACAAGTTGTACGCACCGTTCGGCGCGGGCGTGCTCGTCGGCCGCCGCGACTGGCTTGACGAGGCGCAGCCGTACCTCGCCGGCGGTGGCGCGGTACGCGAGGTGACTCTCGACGAGACCTGCTGGGCGCCCGCGCCCGCACGGCACGAGGCCGGAAGCCCCAACGTTCTCGGTGTAGCCGCGCTCGCTGCCGCGTGTGATGCGCTGGCCGCGTTGGACTTCGACCGTGTCGTCGACCACGAGCGCACACTGGCTGCGCGCCTTGCGGACGGCTTGGCCGACATCGATGGTGTGCATCTGCTGCGCCTGTGGTCCGACGCGCCCGACAGCGTCGGCATCGTCACGTTCACGATCGATGGCTTCGAACCGGGCCAGATCGCGGCGTTCCTCTCTGCCGAGCATGGCATCGGCGTGCGGGACGGGCGATTCTGCGCGCACCCACTGCTCGCCCGGATCGGTCACGCGTCCGGCGCCGTGCGCGCGAGTCTCGGCCTCGGGACCGGATCCGACGACGTCGATCGTCTGATCGCCGCCATCCGACAACTGGTCGATGGCGAAGCCTGCTGGAGCTACGGCAAGACCGAGGGGCTGTGGAACCCGCTTCCCGAGACCCGGGGCTTCACTGATCAGGCTTCCGGTGCAGCCGAATGCGTTTGA
- a CDS encoding carboxymuconolactone decarboxylase family protein: MSPVNLGKQHPEVYKQLIALNGQADAAVEASGLGPLVGDLVKIRISQLNGCAFCLRLHTRDALAKGETSDRVAVLAAWWESQYFTPQEQAALGLAEQVTRLSVPESRTWDDGSLTDEQVSAVSWLAIVMNAWNRVAISSQYPVAP, from the coding sequence ATGAGTCCCGTGAACCTCGGCAAGCAGCATCCGGAGGTGTACAAACAGCTGATCGCCCTCAACGGGCAGGCCGACGCCGCCGTCGAGGCGTCGGGCCTGGGACCTCTGGTCGGTGATCTGGTCAAGATCAGGATCTCGCAGCTCAACGGCTGCGCATTCTGTCTGCGCTTGCACACCCGCGACGCGCTCGCGAAGGGCGAGACGAGCGATCGGGTGGCGGTGCTCGCGGCGTGGTGGGAGTCGCAGTACTTCACGCCACAGGAGCAGGCGGCCCTCGGCCTGGCGGAGCAGGTGACCCGGCTGTCGGTACCGGAGTCGCGGACGTGGGACGACGGATCGCTCACCGACGAGCAGGTGTCGGCGGTCAGTTGGCTCGCGATAGTGATGAACGCGTGGAACCGCGTCGCGATCAGCAGCCAGTATCCCGTCGCACCCTGA